From a region of the Sporichthyaceae bacterium genome:
- a CDS encoding branched-chain amino acid ABC transporter permease, with amino-acid sequence MSRFFGYLVTGLANGTIYALVALGVVITYRVSRVINLAAGSIGVLSAFVFHYLLMADLGLPVAVATIGAIATGAALGASTERYLVRPVRSRGALATLTVTTGVLLLLSELTVQVWGPDTPVIASVFSDRVIRVGNTGLTVHQIATAGLVLLLVGGLYLLLARTWLGSGVTAIAQDPGAARIVGLPVNSIITFTWAIGGASAALAGLMYIHLNSLDQISLTFVLISSLVAAALGGFNSLPLAGAGGLAVGLIFSFSQGYVNTAGIGELLVFLALLAVLVVRAGKPQLDVVAEF; translated from the coding sequence ATGAGCCGGTTCTTCGGTTACCTGGTCACCGGTCTGGCCAACGGCACCATCTACGCCCTGGTGGCGCTCGGAGTGGTGATCACCTATCGGGTCAGCCGGGTCATCAACCTCGCCGCCGGATCCATCGGCGTGCTCTCGGCCTTCGTCTTCCACTACCTGCTGATGGCCGATCTCGGCCTACCGGTGGCGGTGGCCACCATCGGCGCGATCGCCACCGGCGCCGCCCTCGGCGCGAGCACGGAACGATACCTGGTCCGTCCGGTGCGCAGCCGGGGCGCGCTGGCCACCCTGACTGTGACCACCGGTGTACTGCTGCTGCTCTCCGAGTTGACCGTGCAGGTGTGGGGCCCGGACACCCCGGTCATCGCCTCGGTGTTCTCCGACCGGGTCATCCGCGTCGGAAACACCGGCCTGACGGTGCATCAGATCGCTACCGCGGGCCTGGTCCTGCTGCTGGTCGGCGGGCTGTACCTGCTGCTGGCCCGCACCTGGCTGGGATCCGGGGTGACCGCCATCGCGCAGGACCCCGGCGCCGCGCGCATCGTGGGCCTACCGGTGAACTCGATCATCACGTTCACCTGGGCCATCGGCGGCGCGTCCGCGGCCCTGGCCGGCCTGATGTACATCCATCTGAACAGCCTGGACCAGATCAGCCTCACCTTCGTGCTCATCTCCAGCCTGGTCGCGGCGGCCCTGGGCGGGTTCAACAGCCTGCCATTGGCAGGTGCCGGCGGCCTGGCCGTCGGGTTGATCTTCAGCTTCAGCCAGGGCTACGTGAACACGGCCGGTATCGGAGAACTGCTGGTGTTCCTCGCCCTGCTGGCGGTTCTCGTGGTGCGGGCCGGAAAGCCGCAACTCGACGTGGTGGCGGAGTTCTGA
- a CDS encoding helix-turn-helix domain-containing protein has translation MDTSVPISTELVAATARRATPRRDEVTAAMVTQFAAEISPLQHDDQLLGLLAASTDENVVAVLHALEHGIDARTLEAPPAAIEYARRLAQRGVPVSALLRAYRLGLAAFVEHMLAEIAAAGADPAVTSAAGITMIRVSHGYVDHVSERVVSAYEAEREAWARHHWTVRAGRITALLEGTLEEVRGAETRLGYRLAGIHVAAFVWLEGRLVDRGEEPVRLERLVTAAATALGTAHLFLPADEAVGRAWFTVPEDMTAAAVGAALLEAGGEATRVTLGNPGLGLGGFRRSHRQAQQTRRVSLAAGAHAARAVSFAEVGVVALLCEDLDAARTWVSDTLGPLADDDENAARLRETARVFLAMGSSHTAAGELLATHKNTVQYRVQKAEQLRGRPFREERSDVEVALAACHVLGPAVLRPTGATD, from the coding sequence GTGGACACCTCCGTCCCGATCTCGACCGAGTTGGTGGCAGCCACCGCCCGGCGGGCGACCCCTCGGCGCGACGAGGTCACCGCGGCCATGGTGACCCAGTTCGCGGCCGAGATCTCCCCGCTGCAGCACGACGACCAGCTGCTCGGGCTGTTGGCGGCCAGCACGGACGAGAACGTCGTGGCCGTGCTGCACGCACTCGAGCACGGGATCGACGCGCGCACGCTGGAGGCACCGCCGGCCGCTATCGAATACGCCCGCCGCCTGGCCCAACGTGGGGTGCCGGTGTCCGCCCTGCTGCGCGCCTACCGGCTCGGACTGGCCGCGTTCGTCGAGCACATGCTCGCCGAGATCGCCGCCGCGGGCGCGGATCCCGCCGTCACCTCGGCCGCCGGCATCACGATGATCCGGGTGTCGCACGGCTATGTGGACCACGTCTCGGAGCGGGTGGTCAGTGCCTACGAGGCCGAACGGGAGGCCTGGGCGCGCCATCACTGGACCGTACGGGCCGGGCGGATCACCGCCCTGCTGGAGGGCACGCTCGAGGAGGTCCGCGGCGCCGAGACCCGCCTGGGCTATCGCCTGGCGGGCATCCACGTGGCAGCCTTCGTCTGGCTCGAGGGTCGGCTGGTGGACCGCGGGGAGGAGCCGGTACGCCTGGAGCGACTGGTGACCGCCGCCGCCACGGCGCTGGGCACGGCGCACCTGTTCCTGCCCGCCGACGAGGCGGTGGGTCGCGCTTGGTTCACCGTCCCCGAGGACATGACCGCCGCCGCGGTCGGGGCCGCGCTGCTGGAGGCCGGCGGAGAGGCGACGCGGGTCACGCTGGGCAACCCCGGCCTCGGTCTGGGCGGCTTCCGTCGCAGTCACCGACAGGCGCAGCAAACCCGCCGGGTGTCGCTGGCCGCGGGAGCACACGCCGCCCGGGCCGTCTCGTTCGCCGAAGTGGGGGTGGTCGCGCTCCTCTGCGAGGACCTGGACGCGGCGCGGACCTGGGTGTCCGACACGCTCGGGCCGCTGGCGGACGACGACGAGAACGCGGCGCGGCTGCGGGAGACCGCCCGAGTGTTCCTCGCGATGGGCTCCAGCCACACGGCTGCCGGCGAGTTGCTCGCGACGCACAAGAACACCGTGCAGTACCGGGTGCAGAAGGCCGAGCAGTTGCGTGGTCGACCGTTCCGCGAGGAGCGCAGCGACGTCGAGGTGGCCCTGGCGGCCTGCCACGTCCTCGGCCCCGCGGTGCTGCGCCCCACCGGCGCCACCGACTGA
- a CDS encoding branched-chain amino acid ABC transporter permease — protein sequence MAGTRNRAATSARALPAAGTLLLLTAALLWPMFTTGTAHFYGALSAIYALVGLSLVILVGWTGQISLGHAAFLGFGCYIGARLLNHGVPLILAVPIVGIVGAGISLVLGVPSLRLRGVYLTIATLAFGLACQRFFFTRPQLRGTAAVQVPRPSLAGISTSTDRGLYYAVLAVLVVALLLAWNIRRTDVGRVLFAIRDSEQAAAAMAVRVAPFKIGVFATSAALATIAGLFYGMLFRATPGADQFGVLQSLFYLAMPVLGGAEALLGAVFGGVFLATGQPLVNQFDVRLYLATSVVLLLVLLSGQDGLVGALRTAKRTLTDAVRGEPVRYGSFLPEDVGLEEAALPAAVHVRLSTPTSVPVRLRLSLRTVPEVTS from the coding sequence ATGGCCGGCACCCGCAACCGCGCCGCGACCTCCGCCCGGGCCCTGCCCGCTGCCGGCACGCTGCTGCTGCTCACCGCGGCACTGCTGTGGCCGATGTTCACCACCGGAACCGCGCACTTCTACGGCGCCCTGTCGGCGATCTACGCGCTGGTCGGGCTCTCGCTGGTCATCCTCGTCGGCTGGACCGGACAGATCTCCCTGGGCCACGCGGCTTTCCTCGGTTTCGGCTGCTACATCGGCGCGAGACTGCTCAACCACGGCGTGCCCCTGATCCTGGCCGTGCCCATCGTCGGGATCGTCGGCGCCGGCATCAGCCTGGTACTGGGTGTGCCCTCGCTGCGGTTGCGCGGTGTGTATCTCACCATCGCCACCCTCGCATTCGGCCTGGCCTGCCAGCGGTTCTTCTTCACCCGCCCCCAGTTGCGGGGCACCGCCGCCGTGCAAGTACCCCGCCCGTCGCTGGCCGGCATCTCCACCAGCACCGATCGCGGCCTGTACTACGCGGTCCTCGCGGTGCTCGTCGTGGCGCTGCTGCTGGCCTGGAACATCCGGCGCACCGACGTCGGCCGGGTGCTGTTCGCGATCCGCGACTCGGAGCAGGCCGCCGCGGCCATGGCGGTCCGGGTGGCCCCGTTCAAGATCGGGGTCTTCGCCACCTCGGCGGCACTGGCCACGATCGCCGGACTCTTCTACGGCATGCTCTTCCGCGCCACCCCCGGCGCCGATCAGTTCGGCGTGCTGCAATCGCTGTTCTACCTGGCGATGCCCGTGCTGGGCGGCGCCGAGGCGCTGCTGGGCGCGGTGTTCGGCGGGGTGTTCCTGGCCACCGGGCAGCCACTGGTCAACCAGTTCGACGTCCGGCTCTACCTCGCCACCAGCGTCGTGCTGCTACTGGTCCTGCTCTCCGGGCAGGACGGTCTGGTCGGCGCGCTGCGTACCGCCAAGCGGACGCTCACCGACGCGGTGCGCGGAGAACCCGTCCGCTACGGCTCCTTCCTGCCCGAGGACGTCGGGCTCGAGGAGGCCGCTCTTCCGGCCGCGGTCCACGTGCGGCTGTCCACCCCGACGAGCGTTCCGGTC
- a CDS encoding ABC transporter substrate-binding protein: MVRPKLIRATAVVALGTLLSACGATEEVKQAVAARHAAEAAAGGHGAAAAALAPAAGLPAPADAPATAPRADTGATAATPAAGAPTGPRTAAAPRKATAAAAAGGAPAATAAVAACGANGAAVPAAGNGGGTATGVTATTIKIGGTFFNGGFLDKYGQVAENAPRAYFNYINDAGGICGRKISYVTCDTAGTADGTSGCLSRMADQDKVFIMGPSLDFNLDIVPATLARLKLPWVGSSGLYSEEFASPWMFPTQPPGDSVGQLITRYATTKLGSKKIGISLLNDVAGPRCTKEAQAAAAAAGAQVVSTAANGTIETSLDSQVANLRNAGADTVVFCNDPVNTVKFVQAAQRVGWKPTFVGGFVAADDVPKASGANAKGMYGYSQWDFYNSDLPGVKRYRQITEYYFPQTFHHFYEQAAYVGAEAIVAALRAAGPNLTRDSFLTALRAMHAFDTGLGITLNFANLRGTPPSGIMLQADDSLAWKVVSGRFTDKGAITAAGTTPAAAAAATAPALATTAQWQRRQYGRRGEQT; the protein is encoded by the coding sequence ATGGTTCGCCCCAAACTCATTCGTGCCACCGCCGTCGTGGCGCTCGGCACGCTGCTCAGCGCGTGCGGCGCGACCGAGGAGGTCAAGCAGGCCGTCGCCGCCCGGCACGCCGCCGAGGCGGCGGCCGGCGGGCACGGCGCCGCGGCAGCCGCACTCGCCCCGGCGGCCGGGCTGCCGGCCCCCGCCGACGCCCCGGCCACCGCACCGCGCGCGGACACCGGGGCCACTGCCGCCACGCCGGCAGCCGGCGCACCGACCGGCCCGAGAACCGCTGCGGCGCCGAGGAAAGCGACCGCGGCGGCAGCCGCCGGCGGCGCGCCTGCGGCCACGGCAGCAGTGGCGGCCTGCGGTGCCAATGGTGCGGCCGTCCCGGCCGCGGGCAACGGTGGCGGCACGGCCACCGGCGTCACCGCGACCACCATCAAGATCGGCGGCACCTTCTTCAACGGCGGCTTCCTGGACAAGTACGGCCAGGTGGCCGAGAACGCGCCGCGGGCCTACTTCAACTACATCAACGACGCCGGCGGCATCTGCGGGCGAAAGATCTCCTACGTCACCTGCGACACCGCGGGCACAGCTGACGGCACGTCAGGTTGTCTGAGCCGCATGGCCGATCAGGACAAGGTCTTCATCATGGGCCCGTCGCTGGACTTCAACCTCGACATCGTGCCCGCCACCTTGGCGCGGCTGAAGCTGCCCTGGGTCGGTTCCTCCGGGCTGTACTCCGAGGAGTTCGCCAGCCCTTGGATGTTCCCCACCCAGCCGCCCGGTGACTCGGTCGGCCAGTTGATCACCCGTTACGCAACGACGAAGCTGGGTTCCAAGAAGATCGGCATCTCGCTGCTGAACGACGTCGCCGGTCCGCGGTGCACGAAGGAGGCGCAGGCCGCCGCGGCCGCCGCGGGCGCCCAGGTGGTCTCTACCGCAGCCAACGGCACGATCGAGACCAGCTTGGACAGCCAGGTGGCCAACCTGCGCAACGCGGGCGCCGACACCGTGGTGTTCTGCAACGACCCGGTGAACACGGTCAAGTTCGTGCAGGCCGCCCAACGGGTGGGCTGGAAGCCGACCTTCGTCGGCGGGTTCGTGGCCGCCGACGACGTGCCGAAGGCGTCGGGCGCCAACGCCAAGGGCATGTACGGCTACAGCCAGTGGGACTTCTACAACTCCGACCTGCCCGGGGTGAAGCGCTACCGGCAGATCACCGAGTACTACTTCCCGCAGACCTTCCATCACTTCTACGAGCAGGCCGCCTACGTCGGCGCGGAAGCGATCGTCGCGGCGCTGCGCGCGGCCGGCCCGAACCTCACCCGGGATTCGTTCCTGACCGCGCTGCGCGCGATGCATGCCTTCGACACCGGGCTGGGCATCACGCTGAACTTCGCGAACCTCCGCGGCACCCCGCCGAGCGGAATCATGCTGCAGGCCGACGACAGCCTCGCCTGGAAGGTCGTCTCCGGCCGGTTCACCGACAAGGGTGCGATCACCGCCGCCGGCACGACGCCGGCCGCGGCGGCAGCAGCGACAGCGCCGGCGCTGGCCACCACCGCGCAGTGGCAGCGCCGGCAGTACGGCCGCCGGGGTGAGCAGACATGA